One part of the Prochlorococcus marinus str. MIT 9313 genome encodes these proteins:
- a CDS encoding adenylosuccinate synthase, translating into MSLANVVVIGAQWGDEGKGKITDLLSRSADVVVRYQGGVNAGHTIVVDDQVLKLHLIPSGILYPETICLIGSGTVIDPKVMLKELDMLLENSIDISGLQLASTAHVTMPYHRLLDEAMEQQRGDQRIGTTGRGIGPTYADKSQRNGIRVLDLLDSQRLRERLRGPLQEKNRLLEQIYGVAPLDSEQVIEEYLGYGQRLAPHVVDCIQTIHQAARSRKNILFEGAQGTLLDLDHGTYPYVTSSNPISGGACIGAGVGPTLIDRVIGVAKAYTTRVGEGPFPTELEGSINEQLCDRGGEFGTTTGRRRRCGWFDGVIGRYAVAVNGLDCLAITKLDVLDELDEIRVCVAYELNGERIEHFPSSAEDFARCHPIFETLPGWQCSTADCRRLEDLPTTAMDYLRFLADLMEVPIAIVSLGANRDQTIVVEDPIHGPKRALLSA; encoded by the coding sequence GTGTCCTTGGCCAATGTTGTCGTCATCGGTGCGCAGTGGGGTGACGAAGGAAAAGGCAAGATCACCGATCTCCTAAGCCGTTCAGCTGATGTTGTCGTCCGCTATCAAGGTGGCGTCAATGCCGGCCACACAATCGTTGTGGATGACCAGGTGCTCAAACTGCACCTCATTCCCTCAGGAATCCTTTACCCAGAAACAATCTGCCTCATCGGCTCTGGCACAGTCATCGATCCCAAAGTGATGCTCAAGGAGCTAGACATGCTGCTTGAGAACAGCATTGATATCTCAGGTCTTCAACTGGCATCGACTGCCCACGTAACGATGCCGTATCACCGCCTCTTGGATGAGGCGATGGAGCAACAACGTGGCGATCAACGTATCGGCACTACTGGACGGGGCATCGGTCCCACCTATGCAGATAAGTCCCAACGCAACGGCATTCGCGTACTTGATCTTTTAGATAGCCAACGACTACGAGAACGACTGCGTGGCCCTCTGCAAGAAAAGAATCGTCTACTCGAACAAATTTATGGAGTAGCACCACTTGACTCAGAGCAGGTCATCGAGGAATACCTCGGCTATGGCCAAAGGCTTGCTCCACACGTTGTCGACTGTATTCAAACCATTCATCAAGCTGCCCGCAGCCGCAAAAACATTCTTTTTGAAGGAGCTCAAGGGACCCTTTTAGACCTTGATCACGGCACCTATCCCTATGTCACCTCCTCCAATCCAATCTCAGGCGGTGCATGCATCGGAGCTGGAGTCGGACCCACGCTGATCGATCGAGTGATCGGTGTTGCCAAGGCTTACACCACCCGTGTAGGAGAAGGTCCTTTTCCTACAGAACTGGAAGGAAGCATCAATGAACAGCTCTGTGACCGGGGAGGTGAATTCGGCACCACCACAGGCCGCCGCAGACGCTGCGGCTGGTTCGATGGAGTCATTGGTCGTTACGCAGTAGCAGTGAATGGCCTGGATTGCCTGGCGATTACCAAACTCGATGTGCTTGATGAGCTCGACGAAATCCGAGTGTGCGTGGCCTACGAACTCAATGGTGAACGAATTGAACACTTCCCTAGCAGCGCAGAAGACTTTGCCCGCTGTCATCCAATCTTCGAGACCCTGCCAGGCTGGCAATGCTCCACTGCAGACTGCCGCCGTCTTGAAGACCTACCAACCACAGCGATGGACTATCTGCGCTTCCTCGCCGACCTGATGGAAGTGCCGATTGCCATCGTCTCCCTAGGTGCCAACCGTGATCAAACAATCGTTGTAGAAGATCCGATCCACGGTCCCAAACGGGCTCTCCTAAGCGCCTAA
- a CDS encoding single-stranded DNA-binding protein, translated as MNHCVLEVEVIQAPTIRYTQDNQTPIAEMEVRFDALRVDTAPGQLKVVGWGNLAQDLQNRVQVGQRLVIEGRLRMNTVPRQDGTKEKRAEFTLARLHSLSGQAGQTASSPERPTSTTTNQTSRPLPIAETPTPKPVTTAEPEAASWNSAPLVPDTDDIPF; from the coding sequence ATGAACCACTGCGTACTTGAAGTGGAAGTGATCCAGGCACCAACCATTCGTTATACCCAAGACAACCAAACACCGATCGCCGAAATGGAGGTGCGCTTCGATGCACTTCGTGTCGACACTGCCCCTGGTCAACTCAAGGTGGTGGGATGGGGCAACCTTGCCCAGGATCTACAAAACCGCGTCCAAGTTGGGCAAAGGCTTGTGATTGAAGGTCGACTACGAATGAACACAGTTCCCCGCCAAGATGGCACCAAGGAAAAGCGCGCCGAATTCACGCTCGCGCGTCTTCATTCCCTCTCCGGCCAAGCTGGTCAAACTGCTAGTAGCCCAGAACGACCTACTAGCACTACAACCAACCAGACCTCACGACCTCTACCGATAGCCGAGACGCCAACACCCAAACCGGTAACAACTGCAGAACCAGAAGCTGCCAGCTGGAATAGTGCCCCACTGGTGCCAGACACCGATGACATTCCCTTCTGA
- a CDS encoding arsenate reductase family protein has protein sequence MLNSIRIYSYSRCATCRKALTWLQEHQIVHDLFDIVETPPSREMLSGASKQLASRKLLFNTSGVSYRALGADAVKAMSDDEALDALASDGKLIKRPFLITENGSVLVGFKPDVWAEALLP, from the coding sequence ATGCTCAACTCAATAAGGATTTATAGCTATTCGCGCTGCGCTACTTGTCGGAAGGCCTTGACTTGGCTGCAGGAGCATCAAATTGTGCATGATCTTTTCGACATCGTTGAGACACCTCCTAGTCGAGAGATGCTTAGTGGCGCCAGTAAGCAGTTAGCAAGCCGCAAACTTCTCTTCAACACAAGTGGTGTAAGTTATCGTGCACTTGGCGCGGATGCAGTCAAGGCCATGAGCGATGACGAGGCGCTCGATGCACTTGCCTCCGATGGCAAGTTGATTAAACGTCCTTTCTTGATCACTGAAAATGGCAGTGTATTGGTGGGCTTCAAGCCGGATGTCTGGGCTGAGGCGTTGCTGCCTTGA
- the psb27 gene encoding photosystem II protein Psb27, with product MKRMTTALHHMAKQLMRAGLAICLVLCLMLTANGSANAAEIQLSGNYVDDTVNVAHNLQDAIALSSDDEGFSAAQEEARDLSYNYIARYRPRSKVNNLQSFTTMQTALNSLAGHYNNFANRPLPEELQNRITKELAKAEQTVLRGR from the coding sequence ATGAAACGGATGACTACTGCCTTGCATCACATGGCCAAGCAGTTGATGCGGGCAGGATTGGCAATCTGCCTTGTCCTTTGCCTGATGCTCACAGCCAACGGAAGCGCCAATGCAGCCGAGATCCAATTGTCCGGAAACTATGTAGACGACACAGTCAACGTGGCTCACAACCTGCAAGACGCAATCGCCCTGTCCTCGGACGACGAAGGCTTTTCAGCAGCGCAAGAGGAGGCTCGTGACCTGAGCTACAACTACATCGCCCGATATCGGCCTCGCTCCAAGGTGAATAACCTGCAGTCCTTCACCACCATGCAGACAGCCCTCAATTCTCTAGCTGGTCATTACAACAACTTCGCCAACCGCCCCCTACCGGAAGAACTTCAAAATCGGATCACTAAAGAACTTGCCAAGGCAGAACAAACTGTATTAAGAGGCAGATAA
- a CDS encoding proline--tRNA ligase codes for MRVSRLMLVTLRDIPADAEIASHQLLLRGGYIRRVTSGIYAYLPLMWRVLRKITSIVQEEMDATGALETLLPQLQPAELWRRSGRWQGYTAGEGLMFHLEDRQGRELGLGPTHEEVITSLAGDLLRSYRQLPVTLYQIQSKFRDEIRPRFGLMRGREFIMKDAYSFHSCEADLAMTYRAMDEAYQRIFSRCGLETVAVEADSGAIGGASSQEFMVTADAGEDLILISGDGHYAANQEKAVSHPPKAIPLPASKVALLDTPEQGTIETLCTAQGLVPSQVVKVLVMLARFEDGELQPVLVSIRGDQQLNEVKLINALSRELNKGVLDVAPISADQITAQKLEAWPFGAIGPDLDDALLSGATSWTKHFLRLADPTATELNCFVCGANQNNQHRTGMTWSKLGGVPKSVDLRKSQAGDRCIHDSSQILEERRGIEVGHIFQLGRKYSEALEACFTNDQGTQEPFWMGCYGIGISRLAQAAVEQHHDEAGMKWPLAIAPFEVIIVVANIQDEVQQKLAEQLYSELQAADIEALLDDRTERAGVKFKDADLIGIPWRVVVGRDAAKGQVELIQRSSRKVQILSAKQAFTALVKDIAANQNTRV; via the coding sequence ATGCGCGTCTCCCGCCTGATGCTGGTGACGTTGCGCGACATACCAGCTGACGCGGAAATCGCCTCCCATCAATTGCTGCTCAGAGGGGGATATATCCGTCGTGTGACTTCAGGCATTTATGCCTACCTACCACTGATGTGGCGGGTCCTGCGCAAAATCACATCGATTGTTCAGGAGGAAATGGATGCCACTGGTGCTCTGGAGACCTTGTTACCTCAATTGCAGCCTGCAGAGCTCTGGCGGCGTAGTGGCCGATGGCAGGGGTATACGGCCGGCGAAGGCCTGATGTTCCACCTTGAAGACCGCCAAGGACGAGAACTCGGACTCGGCCCCACCCATGAAGAGGTGATCACAAGTCTTGCCGGAGACCTGCTGCGCTCATATCGACAGCTTCCTGTAACGCTCTATCAGATCCAAAGCAAATTCCGCGATGAGATCCGCCCACGTTTTGGCCTGATGCGCGGCCGCGAATTCATCATGAAGGACGCCTATTCCTTCCATTCCTGCGAAGCAGACCTCGCCATGACCTACAGAGCCATGGATGAGGCCTATCAACGAATCTTCTCCCGTTGCGGACTCGAAACCGTCGCCGTGGAAGCCGACAGCGGAGCCATCGGCGGAGCCTCGTCTCAAGAATTTATGGTCACAGCGGATGCTGGCGAAGACCTGATCCTGATCAGTGGTGATGGCCACTACGCCGCCAACCAAGAAAAGGCCGTCTCTCATCCACCAAAAGCCATCCCCCTGCCTGCTTCAAAAGTTGCCTTGCTTGATACACCCGAACAGGGAACGATCGAGACACTGTGTACCGCCCAGGGCCTTGTTCCGTCTCAAGTGGTGAAGGTGCTGGTCATGCTGGCCCGCTTCGAAGATGGTGAACTTCAACCAGTCCTTGTAAGCATCCGAGGAGACCAGCAACTCAATGAGGTAAAGCTGATCAACGCCCTAAGCAGGGAACTAAACAAGGGGGTGCTCGATGTGGCCCCCATCAGCGCCGATCAAATCACTGCGCAAAAGCTTGAAGCCTGGCCCTTTGGGGCGATAGGGCCTGACCTAGACGATGCCCTGTTAAGCGGAGCCACAAGCTGGACAAAACATTTCCTACGCCTAGCTGACCCGACAGCTACTGAGCTGAACTGTTTTGTCTGCGGTGCCAATCAAAACAATCAGCATCGAACTGGCATGACCTGGTCAAAACTCGGGGGAGTGCCCAAAAGCGTCGATCTACGCAAATCGCAGGCTGGCGATCGCTGTATCCATGACTCCAGCCAGATTCTGGAGGAGAGAAGAGGCATTGAGGTAGGACACATTTTCCAATTAGGTCGCAAGTACTCAGAAGCCCTAGAGGCCTGTTTCACCAATGACCAGGGCACTCAGGAGCCTTTCTGGATGGGGTGTTACGGCATCGGGATTTCCAGACTTGCCCAGGCTGCTGTGGAACAACACCATGACGAAGCTGGCATGAAATGGCCTCTGGCTATAGCCCCATTTGAGGTCATCATCGTGGTAGCCAACATCCAGGATGAGGTTCAGCAAAAGCTGGCCGAACAGCTTTACAGCGAACTACAAGCAGCTGATATCGAAGCACTACTTGATGACAGGACTGAACGCGCCGGCGTGAAATTCAAAGATGCTGACCTGATCGGTATCCCTTGGCGAGTCGTGGTTGGCAGAGATGCCGCCAAGGGGCAGGTGGAACTGATTCAAAGATCCAGCCGCAAGGTTCAAATACTTTCTGCAAAACAGGCCTTTACCGCACTGGTTAAAGACATAGCAGCGAACCAAAACACAAGGGTCTGA
- a CDS encoding precorrin-6A/cobalt-precorrin-6A reductase: MQACRNDQPHVWLLSGTGEGPVLVAALVAQGWRVSVSVVSASAAGAYAGLSLEDLWTGPLDGVEGILGVLDQARHRHQGFDWVVDVTHPFAVKISTDLQRACQEFAQPLLRFERPMEGCGEASLIASSADLARQTLQGSRLLMALGARHLGQAVRAARQAGAQVFARVLPSPESLRHALASGLPEHHLAVVRPLQGQSHGELESALCRRWSITAVVCRQSGGVTEQLWHKICRQQGLGLWLISRPQPCGAVEAIGSVESLLNRLSTDRVAPLC, from the coding sequence ATGCAAGCTTGCAGGAATGACCAGCCGCATGTCTGGTTGCTATCTGGGACTGGTGAAGGACCTGTTTTGGTGGCCGCTTTGGTGGCTCAGGGATGGCGAGTCAGTGTCAGTGTCGTCAGTGCTAGCGCCGCAGGGGCCTACGCAGGTCTGTCCTTGGAAGATCTTTGGACGGGCCCCCTCGACGGAGTGGAAGGGATACTCGGGGTGCTTGATCAGGCTCGTCATCGCCATCAAGGTTTTGATTGGGTGGTGGATGTGACCCATCCCTTTGCAGTCAAGATCAGTACGGATCTGCAGCGTGCCTGTCAGGAATTCGCTCAGCCTTTGTTGCGCTTTGAGCGTCCCATGGAGGGTTGTGGAGAAGCATCCCTGATCGCGAGCTCGGCTGATTTGGCAAGGCAAACATTGCAAGGAAGTCGATTGTTGATGGCTCTTGGGGCAAGGCATCTTGGCCAGGCTGTCAGGGCAGCTCGTCAGGCTGGAGCTCAAGTGTTTGCCCGTGTGCTTCCTTCGCCGGAAAGTCTTCGACATGCTTTGGCGAGTGGCTTGCCCGAGCACCATCTGGCTGTTGTGCGTCCGCTGCAGGGGCAATCTCATGGCGAACTGGAGTCAGCCTTGTGCCGGCGCTGGTCGATTACAGCAGTGGTTTGCAGGCAGTCGGGGGGGGTGACGGAGCAGCTCTGGCACAAGATCTGTCGGCAGCAGGGGCTTGGCCTTTGGTTGATCTCCCGGCCACAGCCCTGCGGTGCAGTAGAAGCCATCGGTAGCGTTGAGAGCCTGCTCAATCGGCTCTCAACCGATCGAGTAGCTCCACTGTGCTGA
- a CDS encoding DUF2854 domain-containing protein — translation MNDLFSPGSLVTVAGGVLAVVGAVAYTNGDANLSLPTIFYGVPILIGGLALKSSELPPAKRVTPAAVLRQAREKGAPELGKLVWDVTRWRYGQKAHLETSLEALKLWDKDNPPQLQEIEELETAAGYGVRLRFNLGAVPLDLWQERQERLGRFFAKGLHAELKSPSAGVLDLILLPINKDDELAGQDGVS, via the coding sequence ATGAATGATCTGTTCTCTCCAGGCAGCCTCGTCACCGTGGCAGGTGGTGTACTTGCAGTTGTTGGTGCGGTGGCCTACACAAATGGCGATGCCAACCTCAGCCTGCCAACCATCTTCTATGGAGTGCCCATCCTCATAGGAGGACTAGCACTAAAATCCTCTGAACTTCCCCCTGCTAAACGCGTCACTCCAGCCGCAGTTCTGCGTCAAGCCAGGGAGAAGGGAGCACCGGAACTGGGCAAACTCGTCTGGGATGTAACCCGCTGGCGTTATGGACAGAAAGCCCATCTTGAGACGTCCTTAGAAGCGCTCAAACTCTGGGATAAAGACAACCCCCCTCAGCTCCAAGAGATTGAAGAACTAGAAACTGCAGCGGGGTACGGCGTACGGTTGAGATTCAATCTGGGTGCTGTGCCACTCGATCTCTGGCAGGAACGCCAGGAACGATTGGGCCGCTTCTTTGCCAAAGGCCTGCACGCCGAACTGAAATCACCAAGCGCGGGGGTCCTGGATCTCATCCTGCTGCCAATCAACAAGGATGATGAACTAGCAGGTCAAGATGGAGTCAGCTAA
- the argB gene encoding acetylglutamate kinase, whose product MESAKSAAALVEPCQTNSARRLTEDDSLRVSVLSEALPYIQRFSGRRIVIKYGGAAMAHANLQEAVFRDLALLVSVGVEPVVVHGGGPEINQWLERLEIPAQFRDGLRVTDADTMDVVEMVLVGRVNKQIVNGLNQLGAKAVGLSGSDGNLVEARPWGDGSHGFVGDVARVNTDVLEPILAKGYVPVISSVAATVEGCSHNINADTVAGEIAAALEAEKLILLTDTPGILLDRDDPSSLVHQLRLSEARQLITEGVVAGGMTPKTECCIRALAQGVGAAHIIDGRVPHALLLEVFTDAGIGTMVVGRS is encoded by the coding sequence ATGGAGTCAGCTAAATCTGCTGCAGCGCTGGTTGAGCCCTGCCAAACCAACTCCGCGAGAAGGCTTACAGAGGATGACTCCCTCAGGGTTTCTGTGCTTAGCGAAGCCCTCCCTTACATCCAACGGTTTAGCGGACGGCGCATTGTTATCAAATACGGCGGAGCCGCCATGGCCCACGCCAATTTGCAGGAAGCGGTTTTTCGCGACCTTGCCCTACTCGTCAGCGTGGGCGTAGAGCCCGTTGTGGTTCATGGCGGCGGACCAGAGATCAATCAATGGCTGGAAAGGCTTGAGATTCCAGCACAATTCCGCGATGGCCTTCGCGTTACCGATGCAGACACCATGGACGTGGTGGAAATGGTCTTAGTTGGACGCGTTAACAAGCAAATCGTTAATGGCCTCAACCAACTGGGGGCCAAGGCTGTTGGCCTTAGTGGCAGTGACGGGAATCTGGTTGAAGCCAGACCCTGGGGCGACGGTAGCCATGGCTTCGTCGGAGATGTAGCCCGAGTCAACACCGATGTACTTGAACCAATTCTCGCAAAGGGTTATGTACCAGTGATCTCAAGCGTGGCCGCCACTGTTGAGGGCTGCTCACACAACATCAATGCAGACACGGTCGCCGGTGAGATCGCCGCCGCTCTTGAAGCAGAGAAACTAATCCTGCTAACCGACACCCCAGGCATCTTGCTAGATCGGGATGATCCAAGTTCCCTTGTTCATCAGTTGCGTCTCTCTGAAGCACGCCAGCTCATCACTGAAGGGGTGGTGGCTGGCGGCATGACCCCAAAAACCGAATGCTGCATCAGAGCTTTAGCTCAAGGGGTCGGCGCTGCCCATATCATCGATGGACGTGTTCCACACGCCCTGCTTCTCGAGGTGTTCACCGACGCCGGCATCGGCACCATGGTGGTTGGTCGCAGCTGA
- the cutA gene encoding divalent-cation tolerance protein CutA: MVDRGFSSTLVLVLTTEANANLAEGLANELLARRLAACVSLQQIQSHYCWQGKLERAQEVQLLIKTSQHQLDALHQTIKELHSYETPEWIYWSATASDPYAVWVAAAVEPVEG, translated from the coding sequence ATGGTTGATCGAGGATTCTCATCGACACTGGTTTTGGTGTTGACCACAGAGGCAAACGCAAACCTGGCCGAGGGATTGGCCAATGAGCTCTTGGCTCGCAGGTTGGCGGCCTGCGTGAGTTTGCAGCAGATTCAATCCCACTACTGTTGGCAGGGGAAGCTGGAACGAGCGCAGGAAGTGCAATTGCTGATCAAGACCAGTCAGCATCAGCTGGATGCACTGCATCAGACGATTAAAGAGTTACACAGCTATGAGACCCCAGAGTGGATTTACTGGTCAGCCACTGCGAGTGATCCTTACGCTGTTTGGGTAGCAGCAGCTGTGGAACCTGTTGAAGGGTGA
- a CDS encoding inorganic diphosphatase: MDLSSLLPSPSPGLVNLLVEIPAGSRNKYEYFDEAGVMALDRVLHSSVRYPFDYGFIPNTLAEDGAPLDAMVIMEEPTFAGCLIRARPIGVLDMHDSGAYDGKLLCVPVADPRQRSISSIRQISASQLEDVAEFFRTYKNLEGRVVDIGGWRDSEAVEPLLETCAKAAQVKLKK, from the coding sequence ATGGATCTAAGCTCTCTACTCCCATCTCCTTCACCCGGGTTGGTCAACCTGTTGGTGGAGATTCCGGCGGGAAGCCGGAACAAGTACGAATATTTTGATGAGGCTGGTGTGATGGCCCTCGATAGGGTTCTTCATTCCTCGGTTCGCTACCCGTTTGATTACGGCTTCATCCCCAACACCCTTGCTGAAGATGGTGCACCTCTTGATGCAATGGTGATCATGGAGGAACCCACATTTGCTGGCTGTCTGATTAGGGCACGACCAATCGGGGTGCTTGATATGCATGATTCCGGGGCTTATGACGGCAAGTTGTTGTGTGTTCCCGTTGCTGATCCCCGTCAACGGTCGATCAGCAGCATTCGGCAGATTTCAGCCAGTCAACTGGAGGATGTGGCTGAATTCTTCCGCACTTACAAAAATCTTGAGGGGCGAGTTGTTGATATCGGTGGCTGGAGAGATTCAGAAGCTGTTGAGCCTCTGTTGGAGACCTGCGCCAAAGCTGCGCAGGTTAAGCTGAAAAAGTAA
- a CDS encoding adenosine kinase, translated as MHPSMVIPRFSDRPLDVVGIGNAIVDVLVQADDAFLDAHSLSKGNMALVDEAQAEALYSISGPGLETSGGSAANTLVGLAQLGGKAGFIGRVKNDQLGSIFSHDIRSVGARFETPPASDGPSTARCLILVTPDAQRTMCTYLGASVQLDPEDLDLSMVRQAKVLYLEGYLWDSPAAKKAFIAAAQVCRDSGGQVALSLSDGFCVDRHRDSFLELVDSHVDLLFANDSEITSLYKSVSFEAALEEVKGRCKVAALTRSEHGSVVLAGDQRWDIPAYKLGNVVDTTGAGDLYAGGFLHGYTQGTTLETCGQIGSICAGQVITQLGPRSQVSLPELVAKHLN; from the coding sequence ATGCATCCCTCCATGGTTATCCCCAGGTTCAGTGATCGTCCTCTCGATGTGGTTGGAATAGGCAATGCCATCGTGGACGTGCTGGTGCAGGCGGACGATGCCTTCCTTGATGCGCACAGTCTGAGTAAAGGCAATATGGCCTTGGTGGATGAAGCCCAAGCAGAAGCGCTTTACTCCATCAGTGGACCAGGTCTAGAGACTTCAGGTGGATCCGCCGCCAACACCCTGGTAGGTCTGGCGCAACTCGGCGGGAAGGCAGGCTTCATCGGTCGTGTCAAAAATGATCAACTAGGCAGCATTTTTAGCCACGACATCCGTTCAGTAGGCGCTCGATTCGAGACTCCACCAGCAAGTGATGGTCCTTCTACGGCTCGCTGTCTGATCCTGGTCACCCCTGATGCGCAACGCACCATGTGTACCTATCTAGGAGCTTCGGTACAGCTGGACCCTGAAGATTTAGACCTGTCAATGGTTCGCCAAGCCAAGGTGCTCTACCTCGAGGGGTATCTATGGGACAGTCCGGCAGCCAAAAAAGCCTTCATCGCTGCCGCACAAGTCTGTCGTGATTCAGGAGGCCAAGTAGCCCTATCTCTTTCCGATGGCTTCTGCGTTGATCGGCATCGCGACAGCTTCCTCGAGCTGGTTGATAGCCACGTGGATCTGCTGTTTGCTAACGACAGCGAAATCACCTCTCTTTACAAGAGTGTCAGCTTCGAGGCTGCATTGGAAGAAGTGAAAGGCCGCTGCAAGGTGGCAGCCCTCACCCGCAGCGAGCACGGATCTGTCGTGCTCGCTGGTGATCAACGCTGGGATATTCCTGCCTACAAACTTGGCAACGTGGTTGACACCACAGGTGCAGGTGATCTCTACGCCGGTGGCTTCCTACACGGTTACACCCAGGGAACCACTTTGGAAACCTGTGGACAAATTGGATCCATCTGCGCCGGCCAGGTGATCACTCAACTCGGTCCTCGCTCACAGGTGTCGCTTCCGGAATTAGTAGCGAAGCATCTGAATTAA